In Aspergillus nidulans FGSC A4 chromosome IV, a single window of DNA contains:
- the sam50 gene encoding SAM complex subunit SAM50 (transcript_id=CADANIAT00000489): MASPLSAEDGEIFERLQQTADPKVLEEQQQAVNERLHAIYQKAQDRLGELIDQNSTLPCVISSVQVLNAKNTRRGFLEQILNPLLSQHRKQTYTLSEALREISVRADKLNRFDIFQQPVSVYLDQTPASETQTGLTNISVYYSVKEKSRVLLKTGTDLGNAEGSAYGNLLWRNVFGGAENLNFNASLGTRTRSAYQAAFDTPIFSDPDFRLELGGIASSTQKTWASHEEVLKGGWSKLRWLSRSGQRHEIGYSGFWRQVTGLADNASPTVRANAGDSVKSSVFHSWTTDRRDNPFLPSRGYYAKAFNELAGWGPLKGDVAFWKSEIETQSAIPIPIPGVKGDSGVSFTTGFRAGLLYPLSLDSDSRPRLSRLNDRFQLGGPTDVRGFRLSGLGPRDGTDAVGGDVYAAGSANLLFPVPRVGAEKPLRLQAFVNGGRLLPLRNAQKAAPSSSSEVKDAMKFTLSEIGNGLPSIAAGVGLVYAHPAARFELNISLPLVLRKGEEGRKGLQLGIGINFL, encoded by the exons AGACCGTCTTGGAGAGCTG ATTGACCAAAACTCCACTTTACCTTGTGTCATTTCGTCTGTCCAGGTTCTGAACGCAAAGAATACGCGCAGGGGCTTTCTTGAACAAATTCTCAACCCATTGCTGAGCCAGCACCGAAAACAGACGTATACCCTGTCCGAAGCTTTACGAGAAATATCGGTCCGTGCGGACAAGCTCAACAGGTTTG ACATATTTCAGCAGCCTGTTTCTGTGTATCTGGACCAGACTCCAGCCTCCGAAACGCAAACAGGCCTCACAAATATCAGTGTATACTATTCCGTGAAGGAGAAATCCCGTGTCCTGCTCAAGACCGGAACTGACCTCGGCAACGCGGAAGGCTCAGCCTATGGTAACCTCTTATGGCGCAATGTATTTGGCGGCGCTGAGAACCTGAATTTCAATGCTTCATTGGGCACAAGAACGCGATCTGCTTACCAGGCCGCGTTTGACACACCCATTTTCAGTGATCCGGACTTTCGCCTAGAGCTTGGTGGAATCGCCAGCTCGACACAGAAGACTTGGGCAAGCCACGAAGAGGTGTTGAAGGGCGGCTGGAGTAAACTTCGGTGGTTGAGTCGGTCAGGCCAACGCCACGAAATTGGCTACAGTGGCTTCTGGAGACAGGTGACCGGCCTAGCGGACAATGCATCCCCTACCGTTCGAGCAAATGCAGGCGACAGCGTCAAGAGCAGTGTTTTCCATAGCTGGACCACAGATCGCCGGGACAACCCTTTTTTGCCCTCACGAGGTTACTACGCCAAGGCATTCAAcgagctggctggctggggtCCGCTTAAAGGCGACGTCGCGTTCTGGAAGTCCGAGATTGAAACACAAAGTGCTATTCCTATCCCAATCCCTGGAGTTAAAGGAGACAGTGGCGTAAGCTTTACTACTGGTTTCCGTGCTGGCCTGCTCTATCCTCTTAGTCTTGACTCGGATTCCCGGCCACGCTTGTCTCGCCTCAATGACCGTTTCCAGCTAGGCGGTCCTACAGATGTTCGCGGGTTCCGTCTCTCTGGCCTCGGGCCTCGCGATGGAACTGATGCAGTTGGAGGCGATGTTTATGCTGCAGGAAGCGCCAACCTTCTTTTCCCAGTTCCACGAGTAGGCGCTGAGAAGCCTCTCCGGCTTCAAGCGTTTGTGAACGGTGGGCGGTTACTGCCTCTGAGAAACGCGCAAAAGGCGGCtccttccagcagcagcgaagTGAAAGACGCTATGAAATTCACCTTGTCTGAAATTGGCAACGGCCTGCCGAGCATTGCAGCTGGTGTTGGACTTGTGTACGCCCATCCAGCTGCTAGATTCGAGCTCAACATCTCCCTTCCGTTGGTTTTGCGTAAGGGTGAGGAAGGCAGAAAGGGGCTGCAACTCGGAATTGGTATAAACTTTCTGTAA
- a CDS encoding transporter YIP1 (transcript_id=CADANIAT00000490), with amino-acid sequence MAQYYPQQPYGAQSSAQNLQFYPSSYSSVSGHTTPSQASYGGFGAPPNTTAQGYPVGGAGYGGFGSPSGGVSGRMGEQGGLRTGWLAAFGTEGYDGEPPLLEELGVNFEHIRTKTLTVLNPFARIDQHLMDDSDLYGALLYIVLYGTFLLLSGKVFYGYIYGVAVFGTVALHLILSLMSPVDPTSPTQPPNAADPSGNYDPHAKPGSSGHFSATLTFPRSASVLGYCFLPLVLTSLLGILVPMDTMFGYLLTTAAVGWCTYSASGMFCAVARMSGMRGLVAYPLALFYVVFGIMGLFSSTGSGTLAAKPEAA; translated from the exons ATGGCACAGTACTATCCACAACAGCCCTATGGAGCTCAGTCTTCCGCGCAGAACCTCCAATTTTACCCATCTAGCTATTCCTCCGTATCAGGGCACACGACTCCTTCTCAAGCATCATATGGCGGATTTGGTGCACCACCAAATACAACGGCACAAGGGTACCCCGTTGGAGGGGCTGGATACGGCGGTTTCGGGTCCCCTAGTGGTGGTGTGAGCGGGAGGATGGGCGAACAGGGCGGCTTGCGGACCGGGTGGCTTGCTGCATTTGGAACTGAGGGCTATGACGGCGAACCGCCGCTGTTGGAGGAGCTCGGGGTGAATTTTGAGCATATCCGGACCAAA ACGTTAACGGTCCTCAATCCCTTCGCGCGCATAGACCAGCACCTCATGGACGATAGTGACCTCTACGGCGCACTCCTCTACATCGTTTTATACGGCACCTTCCTACTTTTATCGGGCAAGGTATTCTACGGCTATATCTACGGCGTCGCCGTCTTCGGTACTGTCGCTCTCCATCTAATTCTCAGCCTTATGTCCCCTGTCGACCCAACCTCCCCAACTCAGCCGCCCAACGCCGCAGATCCATCTGGCAATTACGACCCGCACGCCAAACCAGGCTCGTCGGGCCACTTCTCCGCAACGCTCACGTTTCCGCGCTCCGCAAGCGTCCTGGGCTACTGCTTTTTACCACTTGTGCTGACAAGTCTCTTGGGTATACTTGTGCCTATGGACACAATGTTTGGGTACCTCCTTACAACGGCGGCAGTGGGGTGGTGTACGTATTCCGCGTCTGGGATGTTCTGTGCTGTGGCGCGTATGAGTGGTATGAGGGGTCTTGTGGCTTATCCCTTGGCACTGTTTTATGTTGTTTTTGGCATCATGGGGCTTttctcttcaactgggaGTGGAACTCTTGCAGCGAAACCCGAGGCGGCTTAG
- a CDS encoding proteasome regulatory particle base subunit RPT6 (transcript_id=CADANIAT00000491), with amino-acid sequence MALDNYYRNKIESMKLEIIQGQAVLRRLEAQRNDYNSRVRLLREELGLLQQPGSYVGEVVKVMSTKKVLVKVHPEGKYVVDIADGVDIGKLTVGKRVALLSDSYKLEKMLPSSVDPLVSLMMVEKVPDSTYDMIGGLDQQIKEIKEVIELGLKHPELFESLGIAQPKGVLLYGPPGTGKTLLARAVAHHTDCRFIRVSGSELVQKYIGEGSRMVRELFVMAREHAPSIIFMDEIDSIGSSRIDSAGSGDSEVQRTMLELLNQLDGFEPTKNIKIIMATNRLDILDPALLRPGRIDRKIEFPPPSVEARADILRIHSRSMNLTRGINLTKIAEKMNGCSGAELKGVCTEAGMYALRERRVHVTQEDFDLATAKILNKHDDKEVAVSKLFK; translated from the exons ATGGCGCTCGACAACTACTACCGCAACAAGATCGAGAGCATGAAGCTCGAGATTATTCAAGGGCAAGCTGTACTACGACGACTTGAAGCGCAACGCAATGATTATAACTCGCGGGTGCGCCTACTGCGAGAGGAACTAGGCCTACTTCAACAGCCTGGCTCTTACGTTGGAGAGGTGGTGAAAGTCATGAGCACAAAGAAAGTCTTGGTGAAAGTACATCCAGAGGGAAAATATG TTGTTGACATCGCGGATGGCGTTGACATTGGCAAGCTGACCGTCGGCAAGCGTGTTGCCCTGCTCTCAGATTCATACAAACTGGAAAAGATGCTCCCGTCATCTGTGGACCCGCTGGTTTCGCTCATGATGGTCGAAAAGGTTCCCGACAGTACATATGATATGATTGGTGGCCTCGACCAGCAAATTAAGGAAATCAAGGAGGTCATTGAACTTGGCTTGAAACACCCCGAGTTGTTCGAGTCTCTGGGAATTGCACAACCGAAGGGAGTTCTTCTTTACGGCCCCCCCGGCACCGGAAAGACCCTCCTCGCTCGAGCGGTGGCTCATCATACGGACTGCAGGTTTATCCGTGTTAGCGGATCAGAGCTTGTACAGAAATATATTGGTGAAGGTAGCCGTATGGTCCGTGAATTATTCGTCATGGCCCGAGAGCATGCGCCTAGCATCATTTTCATGGACGAAATCGACAGCATTGGGTCCAGCCGGATAGACTCCGCGGGCTCGGGTGACTCAGAAGTTCAACGTACCATGctggagcttctcaatcagttAGACGGGTTCGAACCGACGAAAAACATTAAGATCATTATGGCTACAAATCGACTCGATATTCTGGACCCTGCATTACTGCGCCCCGGAAGAATTGATCGCAAGATCGAGTTTCCACCTCCATC TGTGGAAGCTCGTGCGGATATCCTACGGATCCATTCTCGGTCGATGAACTTGACGCGTGGGATCAATCTTACGAAGATCGCCGAGAAGATGAACGGATGCTCGGGAGCCGAACTGAAGGGTGTATGTACGGAAGCCGGGATGTACGCCCTTCGAGAGCGGCGAGTACATGTTACTCAAGAGGACTTTGACTTGGCCACGGCCAAGATTCTCAACAAACATGACGACAAGGAGGTAGCTGTGTCGAAGTTGTTCAAGTAG
- a CDS encoding uncharacterized protein (transcript_id=CADANIAT00000492), with amino-acid sequence MSEALWSVLVTSIDPDNKKNMSAVLQSTINLLETELVKARAALQEIQPNAGLMINRGEELAVGAVAAYRQNLISFAPDFFYGARRLTPKELGLVPVVREIELSDEEETVKERPEPVVERKPTSIEDVLGNGLILDHLVPYLTPGTLLALSATSRFVRSLIMETPYVFRHLDLSHCRGARLTDQPPIDRGGQTWRAERIDESLTEDEFYSGPLRGIFANLERSSIMSDVRTLILDGLPVPADLVSDLVLSDRFNLSLLSIRECRHLNERKLMQVLNYAVRPTRPAGTPRIKGIYYFTPTDRPRAAVRSKYKDWWSSQCVSQRTLGDVPPTQNQKEKQRQNVWYNSSGKLLKHRIEEGWAETLQKCEGIIAFDAVLCRGPRHNVDLCATVSPSTEDAQPGKRLLGPAIATIALGPMGCDGCHTSEEGPAIWGQSPAEHFPLLTPPPFHSSSLAAAKRPALVFGEHPVLIARCADCLADRWCHRCNKWFCNSCLPRPERVRSKLSPHQTAVRGPRAGNEGFGPGVSKDCWECGPTCAACKLDCQRNCQNCQGDYCIEHNEGCSSTMCDWCNTSTRHRMRQLY; translated from the exons ATGTCAGAAGCACTGTGGTCTGTCTTGGTCACTAGCATCGATCCCGACAACAAAAAGAACATGTCTGCTGTTCTTCAATCCACCATCAACCTTCTCGAAACCGAGCTCGTCAAAGCCAGAGCTGCTCTACAGGAGATCCAACCAAATGCCGGTTTAATGATTAATCGTGGCGAGGAACTGGCTGTTGGAGCCGTGGCCGCTTACCGACAGAATCTCATTAGCTTTGCTCCTGACTTCTTCTATGGCGCCCGCCGCTTGACCCCCAAGGAATTGGGGCTTGTTCCGGTCGTTCGCGAAATTGAGCTcagtgatgaggaggaaACTGTCAAAGAGCGGCCTGAACCGGTGGTAGAGCGAAAGCCAACCTCGATCGAAGATGTTTTAGGGAATGGCTTGATCCTCGATCACTTGGTGCCATATCTCACTCCAGGTACTCTCCTGGCCCTGTCGGCAACTTCGCGCTTTGTGCGCTCGCTAATCATGGAGACGCCATATGTGTTCCGACACCTTGATTTGTCTCATTGTCGAGGCGCTCGGTTGACTGATCAGCCCCCGATTGACCGTGGTGGTCAGACGTGGCGGGCCGAGCGCATAGACGAATCACTGACTGAAGATGAATTCTACTCTGGGCCTCTCAGAGGCATCTTTGCCAATTTGGAGCGAAGCTCGATCATGAGCGATGTACGGACGCTTATTTTAGATGGCCTGCCCGTTCCAGCTGATCTTGTTTCGGACCTGGTGCTGTCGGACCGCTTCAATCTGAGTCTACTGTCAATTCGAGAATGTCGACATCTCAATGAGCGGAAACTCATGCAAGTACTCAACTATGCAGTTCGGCCTACGCGGCCCGCCGGTACGCCTCGCATCAAAGGTATCTACTACTTCACTCCCACGGATCGCCCTCGAGCTGCAGTTCGGAGCAAGTACAAGGATTGGTGGAGTTCACAGTGCGTCAGTCAACGCACGCTCGGCGACGTGCCGCCCACACAGAACCAAAAGGAAAAACAGCGTCAAAACGTTTGGTATAACTCGTCCGGTAAACTGCTCAAGCATCGCATTGAGGAAGGTTGGGCAGAGACTCTTCAAAAGTGTGAAGGAATCATTGCTTTTGATGCTGTCCTCTGCCGCGGTCCTCGACACAATGTCGACCTCTGCGCCACTGTATCCCCCAGCACGGAAGATGCCCAACCTGGAAAACGGCTGCTCGGACCAGCTATCGCAACAATTGCCCTGGGTCCTATGGGTTGCGACGGTTGCCACACTTCTGAAGAAGGCCCGGCTATTTGGGGACAATCCCCAGCCGAACATTTTCCCCTTCTCACACCACCACCATTTCATTCGTCATCTTTGGCTGCAGCAAAACGGCCAGCACTCGTCTTCGGTGAGCACCCTGTGCTGATCGCTCGTTGCGCCGATTGCCTCGCCGATAGGTGGTGTCATCGTTGTAATAAGTGGTTTTGCAACAGCTGTCTTCCCCGCCCCGAACGTGTGAGGAGCAAACTGTCGCCTCATCAGACAGCTGTTAGAGGACCCCGTGCTGGCAATGAGGGGTTCGGACCTGGAGTGAGTAAAGACTGCTGGGAGTGCGGGCCAACG TGCGCCGCATGCAAGTTGGACTGTCAACGGAACTGCCAAAATTGTCAAGGTGACTATTGCATCGAACACAACGAGGGCTGTTCGTCCACGATG TGTGATTGGTGCAACACTAGTACTCGGCATCGAATGCGTCAGCTCTACTAG
- a CDS encoding putative ubiquitin fusion degradation protein (Ufd1) (transcript_id=CADANIAT00000493): MAREQDQLRWSSQFTVTPPQYTQKLSGDRIILPQSALEQLLAAAPLQEISSQRPLRPYTSSFGLFSPRTVAAESHTREHGVHRQQQLPHPLTFRLVNTQNSRVIYAGIREFSARENEIGLSASLREALDISQEGGDADAPIVTVHAEQLPKGTYVRLRPLEAGYDTDDWKALLERHLRSNYTTLTTGETLTVPRGQEESFKFLVDKVEPQGEGICVVDTDLEVDIVALTEEQARETLHKRLARASRASKTDGGTSAGGVLELGAEVTGQVLPGQYVDYELRKWEAGSTIEINLVGEDDADVTLLASPLSARQRNRPRMDEHVFGELSSQTQKQISIAPTNAELDNAEALYISVHAFATADEQQASAKSYQLRLVSATSTVDHGSSESDAHDADDVLCKNCQRWVSSRTFVLHENFCFRNNVLCTHCHEVFQKRSPEWQNHWHCPYDASFGHDLASQHKHDLIFHTRRSCRACGFEAEGLQHLAQHRTTVCPAKPILCSFCHLEVPQQGESDPDMHDPEVLVSGLTPHELVDGGRTNECHLCNKIVRLRDMKTHLRHHDLDRLSRPAPQICLNQNCGRTLDGRGVQSTIKPGNDTIGLCSICFGPLYVDTYDPEGKVLHRRIERRYLSQLMKGCGKSWCQNEYCKTGKQNCHQLSDSAASMSAAAILSLVRPLINAVDLQGKGPHIAPFYFCTDQAGQQRRNIAEMLAAENHGTAGEKIYDLAWCVAAVEAAGSDLGKAREWLENWAPARGERLSYN; encoded by the exons ATGGCTAGGGAACAGGACCAACTTCGCTGGTCGTCGCAGTTTACCGTGACTCCTCCCCAATACACACAGAAACTCTCTGGAGATAG GATCATTCTTCCGCAATCTGCTCTCGAACAgcttctcgccgccgctccGCTTCAAGAGATATCGTCACAGCGACCTCTGCGTCCATACACCAGCTCCTTTGGCCTCTTTAGTCCCCGTACGGTTGCGGCTGAGTCTCACACACGCGAGCACGGTGTCCACCGACAGCAGCAATTACCTCATCCACTGACATTCCGGCTCGTCAACACCCAAAATTCTCGTGTGATATACGCTGGGATCCGCGAGTTCTCCGCGAGAGAGAACGAGATCGGTCTTAGTGCTTCATTACGGGAAGCCCTTGACATTTCCCAAGAAGGTGGGGACGCCGACGCCCCCATAGTAACCGTTCACGCCGAGCAACTGCCTAAGGGTACTTATGTCCGATTGCGCCCGCTAGAGGCTGGTTACGACACCGATGATTGGAAAGCTCTGTTAGAGCGTCATCTACGCAGCAATTACACCACATTGACGACCGGGGAAACACTCACAGTGCCCCGGGGTCAGGAAGAATCCTTCAAATTTCTGGTCGACAAGGTAGAGCCTCAGGGGGAGGGTATATGTGTCGTGGATACTGATCtggaggtggatattgtTGCCTTGACTGAAGAGCAGGCCCGCGAAACACTACATAAACGGCTGGCGAGAGCTTCCCGCGCGTCTAAAACCGATGGAGGCACATCTGCTGGCGGAGTACTTGAGCTGGGTGCCGAAGTGACTGGCCAGGTGCTTCCGGGTCAGTATGTGGACTATGAACTTCGAAAATGGGAGGCTGGAAGCACCATAGAAATTAACCTTGTAGGGGAGGACGATGCGGATGTTACGTTGCTCGCGAGTCCTCTTTCTGCTCGTCAGAGGAATCGACCGCGGATGGACGAGCATGTCTTTGGTGAGCTCTCAAGCCAGACACAGAAGCAGATTAGCATTGCGCCAACGAACGCTGAATTGGATAATGCCGAGGCGTTGTATATTTCAGTCCACGCGTTTGCTACAGCTGATGAACAACAGGCTTCCGCTAAATCTTATCAACTGCGCCTGGTATCTGCAACTTCAACTGTCGACCACGGAAGCTCCGAGTCAGATGCGCATGACGCCGATGATGTCCTATGCAAGAACTGTCAGCGCTgggtttcttcaagaacgttTGTCCTGCACGAGAATTTTTGCTTTCGGAACAATGTATTATGCACCCATTGCCACGAAGTTTTCCAGAAACGGTCTCCCGAATGGCAGAATCACTGGCACTGTCCTTATGACGCTTCATTCGGGCATGACCTGGCGAGTCAGCATAAACATGACTTGATCTTTCATACAAGGCGATCATGCCGCGCTTGTGGGTTTGAAGCGGAAGGACTTCAGCACCTTGCTCAACATCGAACAACTGTCTGCCCAGCGAAGCCCATACTTTGCTCATTCTGTCACCTGGAGGTGCCCCAGCAAGGCGAGTCTGATCCAGATATGCACGATCCGGAAGTGCTGGTCTCCGGTCTTACACCGCATGAACTTGTAGATGGCGGACGAACAAACGAATGCCATCTTTGCAACAAGATTGTTCGGCTGCGCGATATGAAGACACACCTCCGCCACCACGATCTCGACCGCCTCTCCCGGCCCGCGCCTCAAATCTGCCTGAACCAAAACTGCGGACGTACACTCGATGGGCGCGGAGTGCAAAGCACAATTAAGCCAGGCAACGACACGATAGGTCTCTGCAGCATATGCTTCGGGCCCTTATATGTAGACACCTACGATCCAGAGGGGAAAGTGCTCCATCGACGCATAGAGCGCCGTTATCTCTCTCAGCTAATGAAGGGGTGCGGTAAATCATGGTGCCAGAACGAGTACTGCAAAACTGGGAAACAAAATTGTCACCAGCTCTCTGACTCGGCCGCATCGATGAGCGCTGCCGCTATTTTGAGTCTCGTGCGACCTCTGATTAACGCCGTAGATCTTCAGGGCAAGGGGCCACACATCGCACCGTTTTACTTCTGCACTGATCAGGCAGGTCAGCAACGGCGCAATATTGCCGAAATGCTTGCCGCCGAAAATCATGGGACGGCTGGCGAGAAAATTTACGATCTGGCTTGGTGCGTTGCTGCGGTTGAAGCCGCGGGGAGTGACCTTGGTAAAGCGCGAGAGTGGCTGGAGAATTGGGCCCCTGCTCGGGGAGAGCGCTTGTCTTATAATTAA